The Paenibacillus beijingensis nucleotide sequence CATTCACTACATAGAAGTTTTTAATTGTATACAATCCTTTTCCCTTACTTAAAGATTTTCCAACGATTGTAATGCCATTATTCATTAACCCAAAATAGTTTTTATTATCAGAATTAATTGTATTAATTATTTCCTGATTAACACGATTATTTTGAATACCATTAAAATCTCGCACATTAAGTTCAAAAATACCTTTTGTGATCTTGTTTTGTTCATCACCTATTAACTTCAGATATTCTTTTACAGGCAAAATGGCCAAATAAGACTCCTTAACACCATCCATATATGGTAACTCAATTTTTTCTTTTAGCTCAAAAGTCGCGCTATTTTGTAATTTTGTTAATTCATATTGTTTTCTAATTTCCTTTGATCCATAAGTATAGAACTCAATATTTTCTTCAAATAATTCTAATTGTTTAATATCAGAAATTATCTTTTCTTTATCACTCAATAGATTCAAATCATCAGCCCATATCCCCGTCGTAACATAATATAGATAACATCTGGGAGTCGAACTAAATGAATCATAATTGTCAAGCAACATCTGAATCATTTTGCATTTCTCTTTAATTTTCTCATTTCTAACTTTAGTTACACCATCACCAATTTTAAAAACATCGAGCACTCCATTGCCGAATTGAAGCATTTCTTTCCCTTCAAACTTATCTGAAGTCTTGGATTGAATAAAATACATTTCCACCGAAAACTCCATTCCAGATCCCAGGATATCTTCAAGCTCGCCAAGTGTAGAAATATACTTATTATTGAGAACTATAGCTAGGCCATCAATCGCACAGTCCCCACCATCTCCAGTAGATACTGATGAAAGATTAAAATTCGAAATATTTTTTGGAAAAAGAACTGAATAATTAATAAACTTCTCAAAATTTCTCTCCGATAGTCCGCCACTTATCCCAAACTCAGTTAAAAATTTCTCAAAATATCTCCCTGTTATTAAATCCATAAAAATTTCCTGCCTATTCTATATAGTATTAATCTTAATAGGTTTTGCCTTAGTTTAAATTAGGAATCAATCTATTAAAGGTCATCAAATTTGTATCAACCCATTGATTCACTAGAGAAAAGTAGCTAAGTTAATTGAAAAATAAAAAGGAGATGAAGGACATTAGATAAATGGGAACAAAACAAAGTCACAGCTAAAGGAACACGTCGTTTAGTTTCGTTGCGCTTACATCTCAAGAACCGTACGATAAGTACGGAAAGGATTCCTATAAGAAGTAACTCTGAAGGGGAGACAGTTCCCCTTCTTTTTTAAAAGCATTCCTTGCCTTCAGCACATATTGATTCGGGTATTGTTGAAGTTGACCTACTCTCTTCTTTGTTTTTGTTATGCTTAGCTAGGAGGTTTTTTTCTATAGATATTTACTTTTTAGTAGCTTTGCTACTCCCACATGAGCAACATTGGAACTTCTATATAATCCCTCTACCACTTCTGGTATAGTTTTTCCTTCAAAAATTCCTTTATTTTCTCCTTCAGTGTCAATGCTGTAATAATTTAAAAATGTTTTACTTAGCCAGCCTTTATAGCTCTCCGTCTTAAACAATTTTACTTCAATTTGTGTTAAACTAAGTCCTTGAAATAAGTAATAGTATATGATTTCTGGGATCAAATCTTCAAGATTACGATGATCAAAGAGGTCGTACGTTTTAAACAATCACTTCCTCCTCCTTTTCATTAAGCCATTCTATTAGAGAGTTGAGAGGAATATGTGCTGATGTACTCAAATTTGAATTATATTCTGTTTGAGTTACACCATCTGGTTGAACCACATTAAATTTTGGAACACTTGAAGCAGGAAAAAATCGAATGTTATTTTCAAAATATGTTTCATCATATTTTAATTCATGAAGGATTTCTTCAGGAATATTTTTAATTAACTGTTCAATATATAACAGCGTTCTATAGTCCTCGGCAGCAATTGTTCTGACCCCTTGAATTAATTTAAATAACGATAATCCAGCATCGTCTTTTCGCAGAAGACAAGAAACTATCATAATATCATACAGTTCAGACAACAGCTGTTCATGCTTAAAATGATGAATTCTAATGCTTTGTATTGTAGATTTAACTTCTATTCGTTTTATACGATTGATTGTAAAATCAAAGTTCATTTTATTCTGCTTCTGCCAATAAGAACTAATATTTACTCCAAGCTCCATAAAGTATTTAATGACATATAGTTCTGCAAACAAACCTTGCAATTCAGTATCGGCAACTTTCCCACCTTGAGCGAAAAGATTGACAAGAGCGGAAAAAAGTTCGTTAAGCATGTATGGGTTGCTTGATACTAGATGCTTTGAAAAGGATTCTGTTAATCGTACAAATGCCAGCTGTTCCTCAGGTTGGCTACTTAAACACGTGAGAATATGAACGGTTTTTTCTAAAAATACTCCATTAATTATCATTTCACATTTAGTATTTGAGCTAAAAAATAATTTCCTTGTACTTTGTAACTGAGAATTCATTTTAGGATTAAGGGATTCTATTACAAAAACAGGGTTTTTATCATTATCTACACCGTAATAAATGGTTTGTGAAAGATCAGCGATATCAAACAAAACAAATTTGTCATTTTTAGGGGAAGTTTGAAGTGCTTTTATTTGGCTCAAAATATATTCAGAATTCATATCATTCCCTCCAAACTCTTATATTTGTCCTACAAGACGCTCCATTTGTTCGGAATACGCTACAGGTACATAAAGGGCAATTGCAGGGCTGTAATAATTTATTTCCGGAAAATTCTTAGGCTTTATAAAGTGAATTTGTAACTGCATGACATCACTTCTCTCAATAGTTACCATATTGCTATCTCCAGGATAATAGGTTTTACTCCCTTGATTGGAGTTTCGGCCTTGAAATAACTGATTTATTTTCCCAGAACTACTAATAGTACGTGTTTCGTGAGCTGTATCTCTTATCCAAAGAATATCCACCACGGGATTAATATCGCTTTTTATAAGTGCCTCTTCTATTTTATTAAAAAAAGTTTGATCCAACACACTCGTTTTTGGAAAAACCAAGTGATCCAGTAAAGTTCTTTTCAATTCAAAAAAATCCAAGCCTTTTATGAATGCATGTTTATTCACACCATGATAATCTAATATTTCAATGAGATCATGGTGCCTATCTCTAAAAGCGCTGATATATGCACTATTACTATCTACACTCAAACGGTTCAATAGAAGGATATCTTGCTTGTTCCATTCCGAAAAACTAAAACGTTCAGCTCTTGCAACATTTCTTCTTGTCATGTTAAGCATTTTGTTAGCAAGAACAAATACCCTCGGAATTTCTTTAAAATGAGCTCCTCTGAGTTCTGCACGTTCAATAGTAGCCCAGAGATCATCATCGTGCTCTAAAATGGAAGAAAAATCATCTTTAATCGGTTGTGTTGTGAATACTCTACACACATCTAAGAAACTCCGCTTATATCCAAACCACCGTGCCCTTTGTTCCGTGTTATCTACATTGGATACTCCACGGGCTCGGCGAATTATATAAGTTACTGCTAAGCCTTTGATTGTCAAACCTCGTTCTACTAAATTACCCCCAACAAAAATATTAACCCTGTAAAATCTTGAGTTTTCACTCGCATCTTCATCACCATTGCAGAGATGCGCGTCTGGACACATTCCAATACACTCTAATATATAATTCTCTAGTTCACTAAAACTCGGAAGAATTACTCCGTCATTTTGGAAGTCAACATACGCTTTTTCTAAATGAGTTGAAAGATTTTGATAAGATATATCCTCTATGCCATCAAGCTTAGCGCGAGCATGTTCTCTCCACTCATTCAATACACTGTTTACTTTTCTTAACACGATTTGATGATCATACTTCCTCTGACTCGGATGAATCAACATTGCATGATTACGATTATCTCCACGATAAACTCTGATTGCTCCACCAATAAAAAAAGCGGCTAAAGCCTTATAAAAAGACAAAGGAAGACCCACATCTTCCAAAATGCTTGGTTCATTATCCGGAATTAATTTGATATAAGTGTCTTGAATTTCTCCGTGGAATTCATCAAGCCCACAATAATCATCACCTGGATATACCAAAGAACCAAAATCAGGAGACAATTGATCACAAGTTTTAATTAAAATGTTAGCTTGGGGAGTTGCAGTAATAGACAAAAAACAATGTCTTTGCAACCTTGCCTTTAATGTAACCGCCGCTTCATATGTAGCACTCATAGAGTTACGAGACGCTTGTGTATTAAGTGTTGCTTGATCGCCTTCATCATCAATCACTAAAGTTGGTACATTACATAATATAGGATCTGAAAAAATGCCTGCAATTGTATTTATCCTAACCTTACCTTTTAGTCCTACAATTACTACTTTTCTTTTTTCCTGAATAAATTGTTTAATCGCAGTAGGATTAAGTATGGACTCATTTTGGTTTGTAGCTAGAATAACCATTTTATCCATCTCAATGTTACTAAAATATGAGCGTATTCGCGCTACATTTTGACCAAGAAGAATATTTTTTGTACCACCTAATACAACAATAATATCGTAATCGTTATCAAAGGCAAGAGCCATTAAAGAGATAAAATTTGAAGTTTTCCCACTCTGTACTTTTCCAATTATGATCCCCGTTTTTGAGTTAGGATTCTCATCCTTAGGGTTCGGACAATTCGAAAGAATATTTATTGAATTTTGAAAAATTTTATCAACAGCATCCCTCGGGATATCGTCCTTAGTCAATTGCTCAGTCATTTTCATGCGAAAGAAACCGTCAGAAATAATCGGCCAACTATTACTATTGTTCTTAACTTTCATTTCAATAGTTTTATCCATTACTCCGATCTCCTTCCTATGATTGCAATGCGAGATCTGCCAGAATTTTATTCATTTTATTTCTAATTGAACTAGCTTCAATTCGCCCATCATAAGATATTTTAAGAGCCTCTACTTCCGCAAGAATTATTGCAATTACCAATTTTGTCATAACTACACTGAATTCTTTATTATCAATAAAAGGTTTAAAAAAAGCATGCTTCATATTTAACTTAATTTTATATACTTCATCTACTGACTTGGATAAAGTTACCCAAGGTGATAAAGGATTTAAAGTTTCAAACTCAACAAAAAAAGTATATTTAACTTTCATGTATTC carries:
- a CDS encoding Z1 domain-containing protein; this translates as MDKTIEMKVKNNSNSWPIISDGFFRMKMTEQLTKDDIPRDAVDKIFQNSINILSNCPNPKDENPNSKTGIIIGKVQSGKTSNFISLMALAFDNDYDIIVVLGGTKNILLGQNVARIRSYFSNIEMDKMVILATNQNESILNPTAIKQFIQEKRKVVIVGLKGKVRINTIAGIFSDPILCNVPTLVIDDEGDQATLNTQASRNSMSATYEAAVTLKARLQRHCFLSITATPQANILIKTCDQLSPDFGSLVYPGDDYCGLDEFHGEIQDTYIKLIPDNEPSILEDVGLPLSFYKALAAFFIGGAIRVYRGDNRNHAMLIHPSQRKYDHQIVLRKVNSVLNEWREHARAKLDGIEDISYQNLSTHLEKAYVDFQNDGVILPSFSELENYILECIGMCPDAHLCNGDEDASENSRFYRVNIFVGGNLVERGLTIKGLAVTYIIRRARGVSNVDNTEQRARWFGYKRSFLDVCRVFTTQPIKDDFSSILEHDDDLWATIERAELRGAHFKEIPRVFVLANKMLNMTRRNVARAERFSFSEWNKQDILLLNRLSVDSNSAYISAFRDRHHDLIEILDYHGVNKHAFIKGLDFFELKRTLLDHLVFPKTSVLDQTFFNKIEEALIKSDINPVVDILWIRDTAHETRTISSSGKINQLFQGRNSNQGSKTYYPGDSNMVTIERSDVMQLQIHFIKPKNFPEINYYSPAIALYVPVAYSEQMERLVGQI
- a CDS encoding PD-(D/E)XK motif protein encodes the protein MNSEYILSQIKALQTSPKNDKFVLFDIADLSQTIYYGVDNDKNPVFVIESLNPKMNSQLQSTRKLFFSSNTKCEMIINGVFLEKTVHILTCLSSQPEEQLAFVRLTESFSKHLVSSNPYMLNELFSALVNLFAQGGKVADTELQGLFAELYVIKYFMELGVNISSYWQKQNKMNFDFTINRIKRIEVKSTIQSIRIHHFKHEQLLSELYDIMIVSCLLRKDDAGLSLFKLIQGVRTIAAEDYRTLLYIEQLIKNIPEEILHELKYDETYFENNIRFFPASSVPKFNVVQPDGVTQTEYNSNLSTSAHIPLNSLIEWLNEKEEEVIV